In Aliarcobacter faecis, a genomic segment contains:
- the ispG gene encoding flavodoxin-dependent (E)-4-hydroxy-3-methylbut-2-enyl-diphosphate synthase, whose product MIKRYPTKQIKVGNVLIGGDAPISVQSMTYTKTSDVEATVEQIRKLHFAGADIVRVAVPHIEDANALKEIKKQVDLPIVADIHFHYKLALIAAEVVDCIRINPGNIGDKKRVQEVVKACQNRNIPIRVGVNCGSLEKEFENRYGQTPKGMVASADYNIKYLEDLGFTDIKISLKASDVQRTVEAYRTLRPINNYPFHLGVTEAGTQFHSTIKSSIALGALLLDGIGDTLRVSMTGELEEEIKVGRAILKDLGISKEGLNIISCPTCGRIEADLVSAVSEIEKRTAHIKTPLDVSVMGCVVNAIGEAKAADVAIAFGKGSGLVMKKGEIIAKLSGDALINKFVEEVEFEAKRKI is encoded by the coding sequence ATGATAAAAAGATATCCAACAAAACAGATAAAAGTAGGTAATGTCCTAATTGGTGGTGATGCACCAATAAGTGTTCAATCAATGACATATACAAAAACATCAGATGTAGAAGCTACAGTTGAGCAGATAAGAAAACTTCATTTTGCAGGAGCTGATATTGTAAGAGTTGCTGTTCCTCATATTGAAGATGCAAATGCTTTAAAAGAGATAAAAAAACAAGTTGATTTACCAATAGTTGCAGATATTCATTTTCACTATAAATTAGCACTTATTGCTGCTGAAGTAGTAGATTGTATAAGAATAAATCCTGGAAATATTGGAGATAAAAAAAGAGTTCAAGAAGTGGTAAAGGCTTGTCAAAATAGAAATATTCCAATAAGAGTTGGGGTAAATTGTGGAAGTTTGGAAAAAGAGTTTGAAAATAGATATGGACAAACTCCAAAAGGAATGGTTGCAAGTGCTGATTATAATATTAAATATTTAGAAGATTTAGGGTTTACAGATATTAAAATTTCACTAAAAGCAAGTGATGTTCAAAGAACAGTTGAAGCGTATAGAACTTTAAGACCTATAAATAATTATCCATTTCATCTAGGAGTTACTGAAGCTGGAACACAATTCCACTCTACAATCAAATCATCTATTGCTTTAGGGGCTCTTCTTCTTGATGGAATAGGAGATACTTTGAGAGTCTCTATGACTGGAGAGCTTGAAGAAGAGATAAAAGTTGGACGAGCTATCTTAAAAGATTTAGGTATCTCAAAAGAGGGTTTAAATATTATCTCTTGTCCAACTTGTGGAAGAATTGAAGCTGATTTAGTAAGTGCAGTTTCAGAGATTGAAAAAAGAACAGCACATATTAAAACTCCATTAGATGTTTCTGTTATGGGGTGTGTTGTAAATGCTATTGGTGAAGCAAAAGCTGCTGATGTTGCTATTGCATTTGGAAAAGGAAGTGGGCTTGTTATGAAAAAGGGTGAAATAATTGCAAAATTAAGTGGAGATGCTTTGATTAATAAATTTGTGGAAGAAGTAGAATTTGAAGCAAAAAGAAAAATATAA
- a CDS encoding sensor histidine kinase, which translates to MDSRKSFLFVIFIFTTLLSLILFITYNFISKKQDNLLKSIYQTTYKNIYEKTENLISDKQNTSLAIAISLSKDENLYNHLKNKEFDKLNYEKIAKLIENYSKYKNIWIQILDKNKNSLYRSWTNIRDGVQFREDLENQAALKNISTSISIGLFNIGIKARTPILDEENNFYGALEVITHFDSITEDLQKNGISSIIIADKKFRKNLKYPLLSNIFIDDYYIANENANTKLCNYIEENGIEKYINIETYIIENDYLIANYNLFNEKKEKIGQILNFYDLKNIDSNYISSIKKQTILTILIILITLFFIFILYLYTRYTNKIKSQKQKNRLILDSQSSIVIITNGNEIIDSNKKLIEFFKDCKNLNDFKKKYKCICSSFVDINSENYLLDIDYNGKNWAEYALDNQNIDFKVAIYDIEKNLKHFSLKVSKLKNDNLIIVTFTDISQDIVEAEKEKNEQRIIFQQAKLNAITNTLNNIAHQWRQPLSVISTLTSGMKLKKELNLLSDKEFNKSCDTIIFNTTKLSNTIENFTNFFTNEKENKLSVVESINQIIEFLDSIFERNQIICHFKHSNDILLECDSSSFSEAILNIFDNSISALIENKNINERYILVELEDKILTIIDSGNGINEEIITKVCEPYFTTKHQAFGIGLGLYLVEEFFAKTLNTKIELKNEDFIYENKNLKGLKFTIYFD; encoded by the coding sequence TTGGATAGTAGAAAAAGTTTTTTATTTGTTATTTTTATTTTTACAACACTACTTTCACTAATATTATTTATTACTTATAACTTTATTTCAAAAAAACAAGATAATCTTTTAAAATCTATATATCAAACTACATATAAAAATATCTATGAAAAAACAGAAAATTTAATAAGTGATAAACAAAATACATCATTAGCTATTGCTATTTCTCTATCAAAAGATGAAAATCTTTATAATCACCTTAAGAATAAAGAGTTTGACAAACTTAATTATGAAAAAATTGCCAAATTAATAGAGAACTATTCAAAATATAAAAATATCTGGATTCAAATTTTGGATAAAAATAAAAATAGTTTATATCGCTCTTGGACAAATATTAGAGATGGAGTACAATTTAGAGAAGATTTAGAAAATCAAGCTGCTCTAAAAAATATTTCAACTTCAATTAGTATAGGTTTATTTAATATTGGAATAAAAGCAAGAACACCTATTCTTGATGAAGAAAATAATTTTTATGGTGCCTTAGAAGTTATTACTCATTTCGATTCAATTACAGAAGATTTACAAAAAAATGGAATATCTTCTATCATAATTGCTGATAAAAAATTTAGAAAAAACCTTAAATATCCTCTATTGTCAAATATTTTTATAGATGATTATTATATTGCGAATGAAAATGCCAATACAAAATTATGCAATTATATAGAAGAAAATGGCATTGAAAAATATATTAATATAGAAACTTATATTATTGAAAATGATTATTTAATAGCAAATTATAATCTATTTAATGAAAAAAAAGAGAAAATTGGTCAAATTTTAAATTTCTATGATTTAAAAAATATCGATTCTAACTACATAAGCTCTATAAAAAAACAAACTATATTAACAATTTTAATAATTTTAATAACTCTATTTTTTATATTTATTTTATATCTTTACACAAGATACACAAATAAAATAAAATCTCAGAAACAAAAAAATAGATTAATACTTGATTCCCAATCAAGTATTGTAATAATTACAAATGGAAATGAGATAATTGATTCAAATAAAAAATTAATTGAATTTTTCAAAGATTGCAAAAATTTAAACGACTTTAAAAAGAAATATAAATGTATTTGCAGTAGTTTTGTAGATATAAATAGTGAAAACTATCTTTTAGATATTGATTATAATGGTAAGAACTGGGCTGAATATGCATTAGATAATCAAAATATTGATTTTAAAGTTGCAATTTATGATATTGAAAAAAATTTAAAACATTTTTCTCTAAAAGTTAGTAAATTAAAAAATGATAATTTAATAATTGTAACATTTACAGATATTTCTCAAGATATTGTTGAAGCAGAAAAAGAGAAAAATGAACAAAGAATTATATTCCAACAAGCAAAATTAAATGCTATAACAAATACCTTAAATAATATAGCTCATCAATGGAGACAACCTTTAAGTGTAATAAGCACCCTTACAAGTGGAATGAAATTAAAAAAAGAGTTAAACCTATTAAGTGATAAAGAGTTTAACAAATCTTGTGACACAATAATTTTTAATACTACTAAACTATCAAATACTATTGAAAATTTTACAAATTTCTTCACAAATGAAAAAGAGAATAAACTTTCTGTTGTTGAATCTATAAATCAAATAATAGAGTTTTTAGACTCTATTTTTGAAAGAAATCAAATTATTTGCCATTTTAAACACTCAAATGATATTCTTTTAGAGTGTGATAGTAGTAGTTTTTCAGAAGCTATTTTAAATATTTTTGATAACTCAATTTCAGCTTTAATTGAAAATAAAAATATTAATGAGAGATATATTTTAGTAGAGTTAGAAGATAAAATTTTAACAATTATTGATAGTGGAAACGGGATAAATGAAGAGATTATTACAAAGGTTTGTGAACCATACTTTACAACAAAACATCAAGCTTTTGGAATTGGGCTTGGACTTTATCTAGTTGAAGAGTTTTTTGCAAAAACATTAAATACTAAAATAGAGTTAAAAAATGAAGATTTTATCTATGAGAATAAAAACTTAAAAGGCTTAAAATTTACAATTTACTTTGATTAA